Proteins from one Telopea speciosissima isolate NSW1024214 ecotype Mountain lineage chromosome 1, Tspe_v1, whole genome shotgun sequence genomic window:
- the LOC122672627 gene encoding beta-carotene isomerase D27, chloroplastic codes for MVVLLNLQGVGVGCPHPPLTPSPTMLTGHPHRRHTSGRWRRRSSGNFVLRCAIAEPSGEPAPLGQKTQYRDGFLEKVFMALFARKMKKHAASPTTTTASSAWNYDYDSFVDVSRRVMQGRSRLQQQQVVREVLLSMLPPGAPAQFRKLFPPTKWAAEFNAALTVPFFHWLVGPSEVVEVEVNGVKQRSGVHIKKCRYLENSGCVGMCVNMCKIPTQDFFTNEFGLPLTMNPNFEDMSCEMVYGQVPPPFDEDPVSKQPCYANLCSVANPSSSVCPKLQA; via the exons ATGGTGGTTCTCCTCAACTTGCAAGGGGTAGGGGTAGGATGTCCTCATCCTCCTCTCACTCCCAGTCCCACAATGCTTACTGGTCATCCACATAGGCGTCATACGAGTGGGAGATGGAGGCGGCGGAGCAGCGGCAACTTTGTGCTCCGATGCGCAATTGCCGAACCGTCAGGAGAGCCGGCTCCACTGGGGCAGAAAACACAATACAGAGATGGGTTCTTGGAGAAGGTGTTCATGGCTCTGTTCGCCCGCAAGATGAAGAAACACGCTGCttcccccaccaccaccactgcgtCTTCTGCTTGGAATTACGACTACGACAGCTTCGTGGATGTATCGAGAAGGGTAATGCAAGGGAGGTCCCGTTTGCAACAACAGCAAGTAGTACGAGAGGTCCTTCTTTCTATGCTACCTCCCGGTGCCCCTGCTCAG TTCCGAAAATtatttccacctacaaaatgGGCCGCAGAGTTCAATGCTGCATTGACGGTTCCTTTCTTCCACTGGTTAGTTGGACCTTCTGAG GTTGTGGAAGTGGAGGTAAATGGAGTGAAGCAAAGAAGTGGAGTCCATATAAAGAAGTGCAG GTACTTGGAGAATAGTGGTTGCGTTGGAATGTGCGTGAATATGTGCAAGATCCCTACTCAAGATTTTTTCACCAATGAATTTGGACTTCCCTTAACAATGAACCCAA ATTTTGAAGATATGAGTTGTGAGATGGTGTATGGACAAGTGCCACCTCCTTTCGATGAGGATCCAGTGTCCAAACAGCCTTGCTATGCAAACTTGT GTTCTGTGGCAAATCCCAGTTCCAGTGTTTGTCCTAAATTACAGGCGTGA
- the LOC122672646 gene encoding uncharacterized protein LOC122672646, with protein MEVATKIASLSISVRPRPYRCNTLRRSSTATLLSVTDLTQQLKWCGGAIVASARQQRRRNRTAVQENAGEEIGGVGQAVLSALKPEVPQPSNSRVSSESGRTNERRSAGGDGEGGRAETALSGSDVLLALQKTAAAGRGKGSRKRRRNGRGGVAEEDAMDYSSVRPLSINRDWGVRLDDVEKRLQDLLQL; from the coding sequence ATGGAAGTGGCAACCAAAATTGCGTCTTTATCAATCTCAGTGAGACCAAGGCCTTACCGCTGCAACACCTTGAGGAGATCAAGTACCGCCACTCTCCTGTCAGTGACGGACCTGACCCAGCAGCTCAAGTGGTGTGGTGGCGCAATCGTTGCGTCGGCCAGGCAACAGCGGAGGCGCAACCGTACGGCGGTCCAAGAGAATGCTGGTGAAGAGATAGGAGGCGTAGGGCAGGCCGTGCTCTCCGCCCTCAAACCGGAGGTTCCACAGCCCAGTAACTCGAGGGTTTCAAGTGAATCAGGAAGAACGAACGAGAGAAGAAGCGCAGGGGGAGATGGAGAAGGGGGAAGAGCGGAGACAGCTTTAAGCGGATCGGATGTCCTGTTGGCATTACAGAAGACGGCGGCGGCTGGGAGGGGCAAAGGCAGCAGGAAGCGGCGGAGAAATGGGCGTGGAGGAGTTGCAGAAGAGGATGCGATGGACTACAGCAGCGTTCGTCCGTTGAGCATAAACAGGGATTGGGGAGTTCGGTTAGACGACGTGGAGAAGCGTCTCCAGGATCTTCTGCAACTTTGA